A stretch of DNA from Plutella xylostella chromosome 16, ilPluXylo3.1, whole genome shotgun sequence:
AAGTGGAACAGCTGTTCAAGCTAGACGTTCCGTTTTTCTTTTCATATAATAAGagcaacatttataaaaagctGTAAAATATATGCAAATTTgtaaagtaagttcataatttgagctgttataaattaaatactttgataaaattatattaatcacTTTATTACCTACAAAGCTCAATCATCACACTATAAACTTTTCGTAACTCTACCGTCCTTGCCTGATACAGAACGTAAACCATAGAAAATTCTTGAATTTTCTACTCAATCTTGGAAGAAGGATAACATTTGCTTTCTAGTTTGCTTATGGTCTTTGCTTGATTTCCTGCTGCCTgtcaaatttgtttttgttttgtgattgtgcGCTCTAAAAAGCTGCAAATTGTGTGAAAATATTCGTGAAAGCTGTGAGTTTTCCACTGTGCGTACGATTTTCATATAATAGTGCGGATTACCGTGATTTCGCGCGACAATGGATACGGTTTACGGCTACAACCCGTATCAATACAACCATTCGGAAGATTTGGGCAACCAAATGTATGCCCACCAGGCGTTGTCGGGTCCGTTTAGCAGGGCGGAGGCGGGGCCGGCGGTGATGCCGGTGCCGTCGGGCGCGCCGTGGAACGTGCAGGGGCTGCCgtggggcggcgcgggggcggcgccaGGGCTGGTCACGTTCACCGGACAGGCCCCCGCGGCCCCGCTCCCCGTCCAGTGCCAGGCGCTCACCCCCGTCGTACACACCAAGAggaagtccttggacatcgaacCTGTCATGTAAGTACACTCACTCTTCTACATGATTATTGAGAATAGAGAAATGCCCATTTTAGGTTATTTGCTATTTAGCATAATCATGTGTTCTAATTCCAATGTTATTACATTGCTAACAatgtattgtttatttcaGACCGCCAAAACAACTCATTACGGAAGAGAAAATGGCTGCACACCTGAATGGCCTTCACATTTCATCTGACTTTGTGTCTCACTCGACGGGAGATGAACTGATGGATGTCGGCATGGATGGAGGCCTTGCAGCAGTCAGCGAGAAGTTGAAGGGACACAAAATTGTACTCGCTGAAGAAATCAAGAGAATAAGAAGTGAACCTTTGCTACCTGCAGCTCTTATAGAAAGGtttgtttttcataataatcatTGATCTTGGTCAATTAAAATTGCTATCTGACTGGCAATGGGCTTTTAACACAGATAAACTCAAAAGgtattttgtaggtatactGCACTTAAAAAGAGGAGCCAGCTTTGTATTTGATAAAGTATAAACAACCTATgagaaagtaataaatattttcttactCTTATCATtcttacttttatattttcaggCTAGAGAAGCCATGCATGTCACTTGTGGTGTGGAAACCAAAAGAAAGCCTTCTAGACCAGCCACTGCCTGAAGAAGATGAGGATTCCGAGTCATCTGACAGCAGCTCCCACCGGCATGGCAAGAGAAACGGTGTACTAGTGCCAGACTTGGGTATGGATGTAGAAACATAAGCATGATGTATGATTTGTTAAGATGTAAGACTGTTTTTTAGTTCTTAAATTGAAGTTGTAAAGCTAGATCTGTGCTTGAAGAGTTCTGTTGAATCCTAGTTGTTATTATTGGGAAGACAgttatgtaaacaaattattCGAAAACATTTGCTAAAAATCCTTATTCCAAATAAGACTGTtaagtatgtaaaaaaaacattgcttACAAATTggtttacatttatttaaatgaacaaaaaaacaacagaTTGCTCCTGAAGCATAGACCTAGCTATCAATGTTGTTGCAGCATGTAAAATTCTGTATGTCTAATAATCTAATCCAATAGTGTTTATGTATGATGCCTGTGTTCCCAAACATGTTCTACTGTTAAACTTATGCTAAACTTGCTATTTTTCCCACTATTTGCTTGCGATATGTTTTTTCCTAGTCATAACTGCTGAGTTGAGCACCTCATGGAGGAAACCCTGGTAACCAAAACAGATACGAAATGTAAAACGAGAAACTGTTCTACATACAATAGAAGGGTTTTTGAACTCAACTTTTTATTGGTGCTAAATGTGTAATTGCGTGCATCGTGGCTTGTGATTTAAATGTCGCGACATCGACAGGATGAGTATGATGAAAATTTCACCTTATGCCATAGCATTTTCATCGTTTATAGTCTACAACAGTGTACCTATCACAAACTTATTTTGACAACCATTTTCGGATAcaaattgaatttgacaaTTGTTACTTAGTTTTGACTTCGCGGCAGGGCTCCAGGCATAAGCCGCGATGCACGGAGAACCTTGAATTGTAAAATGGCGTGTAATTTCGCTGTAGGGAACATACTGGCGTTGTTTCTTATGGTTTTTAATTTGCTACCTGGCAATTGGCCTGTTCTCTGCCGTTCTAGTTTAGCCTTGCTGAACTAacattaaaaagataaaaagatTTCttctcaaataaaaaaataattaagacGACGAATCGtcagttattttcatattctttAAAGttctaaattttataaaatagtcTGGAATAGTATTGTAAAGTTTAAATACTgtgaatataattatgtttaggATATTAGtgtttaatatttgtatttttccgCACAACAATGatcaaaaatagtaaaaaatattgtatattccTTAGAATATACTTTTAGCAAACACCACACCTCCAAACAtcctgtgtattttttttataattttaatgattatGTTTGTTGGTCCGTAACAGTAACTGAGGTGCGGGATTatcaaagtaataatattaaatatgtatgtgtacCGATAAAGTATGTTAGGGATTTGGATAAAAGTGCTTGTAAAAATTAAGTATGTTTGGACTTTGTAAGTAACGAAAAAAAGGAAAttcattgaataaaataaacaatttaatattttatgtgtcTTTAActtattcttaataattaaatcatcTAAATCTATATAAATCACAAAATCTTGCGTTTCTTAAATATGTtccttattataattattacttctTCAATTAATACTAGTAACCTAATAAGATAAGGCACTCTTATAACAGTTATATAACTGACACGAATACATAAACTATTTTACTGGGTACGTAAGGATTTTAAGGCTCATAACAATTTACACATATTAATATCTAGCGTCATAGCCATCAGTCTATTTTGccgtttaattattttgaaggTACTTTAAAATACTGAAATAGGCTTAGTGTTaagtatctatttatttagtatttacaCTTAAGTTACTTCATGCGtttgttataaaatgtaaatggaTTTTATCCTTAATAGACTGCCTGCAGCCAAGTTcatattaacaaaaataaaatagaatttcGGGTTAAAACGCTAATTAAAAATTTTACCTTGTCCACATTCTAGCTCAGTTATACCTACagaatatttcattaaatttacaaCACTACTTTgcattaaaatcaaaattttgtAAACAATGTTTTATGTACCTGCGTAGTAGAAATTATCTTTCATCAACAGTCGCATTTTGAACCTACCATATTAATTATACACTTCGATTCAAGACGGGTTTACATAAATTCACTGACAAAAACATGCTTAATTCTAAACTTAAGAATGTATTATCTATCTCTTGTTGAATCTACGAGCCTATGTAATGTAGTATAatagtagtacctacctagtacaGACTACGATGGCCTATAACAGTTAAACACTGTCACGGTTAGGTACTAATTCTTCATGATCatcaggtacctacttactcattttattttgatgtacCTCTCCGAGATTGATTAGTGAGATCAGCATTTTAGCCGCTATCAATACAAGCACCACAGCAGCACCAAAATATGCTCACAACTTATAACCACACTCCAACACTATCCATTAATTTCGCTAGACCTCGACGTAAAAGTGTTTGTCTTTTGTCTTCCGTCTCTTTCACTCTTCAGCACATGATCTCTATCACCTGACCCCgatgcataaaaaaaaactgttcaTCTTCCATCTCATTCCCTCTTCAGCACATGTTGACCTTCACGGTGGCAGTATCCAGGTCCCGCTTCATGTTCTCCAGCTGCGCCATGTCCTGCACCGAGGTCTCGCACTTCTGCACCACCAGCGAGTGGTAGAAGTGGATGGCGAACGCCACGAACACCACCAGTACTGGAATTAAACGTGGTGTTAGGTTTAGACGTCAGATTAGATTTGGCTAGCGTAGGgtttacagtaaaactataaagtcctgaaagcggaagtggatcctaactaattgttgaAGACCGTATGTAATAGATTTAtttaaggacaaatccgttaaaatcctatcctaactaatcctaactaatattataaatgcgaaagtaactgtgtctgtctgtctgtctgtctgttactctttcacgccaaaactactgaacggatttgaatgaaatttggtatacatacggtgtagaccctgggaaagaacataggctactttttatcccggaattcccacaggaaaactttttaaggcgaagcgaagcgcgcgggaacagctagttcattataaatcggtattttattttaaaaatgtaagttttgaatttttgaaataactgaaaattataaaaagtctttgcaaaatcgcactcaTTATTGTCAGGACTTTTTAGTTGCACCATACAAGAGTTAACTTGAGAGTCCAGTGGCCAGTGCGCTGGTTGCAGTACCGGATTCGACCCGTCCGaagcagatatttgttaacAACAGTTAACAaccatattataatataatggcTATGATGCATAGaggctgttgcaaaagaggtttatgtatatactaagctgaaactaCTATGCATTGAGTAAGCAActaatataatacctacacaggtaagtacataaagcaATTATTTTCGGATAACGTGTGATGGTAcaaaattacgtaggtactatTTGTAATGATATTGACAAGTCTGCCTACATTTCCGTGATAATGAGGTCACATTTTCAAAGGCACGTTTTGTGGCGATACGCCCGCCAAATACATGAATCACACATGCATTGTATGACCATTAACCACTAGGTGAGGAAaccataattttttaactattaAGTGGTAAACCTTGGCTAGTGTACCTACTAACTTAACACGTTTACATAcaggtataggtaggtacgtagaGGTGTAAATTCTATGTAGGGCATATTATGAGCTGACCAGTGACCACAGAGGTGAGGGAACTtagaatacatacatacagcaTATTGGTCATTACAATAGTAGAACGCgtgtaccgctaggtggcaACTTTCCCGCGCTATAAAAACTCGCTAACTAACTATTCGTATGGTGTAAAGCTTTAGTTTTTACTACCCACACGCTAATAAAAAGATGTAGGTACCTGGTATGACGATGAcggtggcggcggtggcggcggcgaaCGAGTAGTCCCAGAACTTGACCCAGCACAGGATGGCGATCTCCACCAGAAACAGGAACAAACCTGGTGAAGAAAGGAAGACTTTAGCGGAATATTTCATTGGGATAAGCATTtataacatacttaataattgAGGTTCTGTAATGGTATAGTGACGCCTCTGCCTTCCGATTTTCGCTCTTTCGACAGTATTTCGACACACGACatcataatatacctacttataagttataaatattatcgTGTTtcacatatacctacctacaatatttCACTAACAATAAGAAATGCAGTATTTCATGGCAAAAAAAGAAGTCGCTGCTGTAGTTTATGaaacgtaggtaggtactttggtATGTTTTGCAATCAAATTCCTATAGTCAAATAGGAACAATAAAACGCGGATTCTACGAAGAATCGTTTGAGCTAAaccatataaaattaaaccacTCACCAAGCACCGTACTAAACGCCCACGCCAACTCAATAAACCCTCGCATGCGCTCATGCGGGGAATCCCTCAGCGCGCTGGTCGGGCCTCCGGGCGTCTCCATCTTGCTAACAGCATCAATGTTCGGCAGCAGGTACGTGGATATCATCAGGGCGAAGATGTGGACGGCGACCAGGACTGTCGTACAGACTGCGAACATCACGAAAAGCCATTCCGGTACGTTTGTGGGCTCGTTGATCTGCAGTTCCACCATGGCTACCATGGCGAAGCCTGGAAGGAAGGGTTGGTTGTTGAGCAATTAGGTCATCCAAAAGTTCATTTATACATGTATCTGGAGTGCACGAAAGAAGCCTGCACAAGTGACGTATATCACCAGTTTCTAATATTGTAGTTATAGTGTACATGAATAGGCTTTTGGCGCACCCTACCGTGGTCACCCGTGGTGACAAACCCTTgtgacacgataagaagatcTAGGCCCTAGGCATATGTATCTTACATAACTGTATCTTTAGAATCAGCCTCTATTCCTGGTTGCCCTCATTGTGTACCCAATAATATTTCAGCTACAGAACCAAGTGTCCTTACCAGAGAGTAGTTCAGAAGTAGTAGCTGTGGCCTTCAGCTTGGCTCTGGACATGTGGAGTCGCCGCCATGACAGTCCGTCGGGCGACCCGTCGGCCGACTCGTCGGGCACGCCGGGCGCCCAGCCTGACCCGGTCGCGACTGCCGTCGTCTCGCTCGCACTCTGTAGATAGAGGAAGATGGGGGTGTCAGGTCAGTGTTTCAGGTTATGATGTTGAAGAGGTTGAAGAGCTGTGGTGGTAGGTGGTGGTAGTTGGCACCACGAGTgcacattagcaatcaacaatAATTTAGCAGTACAAAACTGATATCATTTCCATAGATCAGACAGATGTTTGATCATGTATGCCACTTGTGTATGCAGTCTGCTTGACTGGTTGTGGTGAACGCAATATCCGTGCATGAGTATGatgtttatgtacttatgtattataaGTTGGCAAAGTCACGAAAAACAGCGGAACATGTAAGTACAGTAATTTTTTGGCTCCTTTCTTTTCAAGGCAacgcgttgaactcttttgtatgGAATAAGTTTGTAGCTATAATTAACACTCGAAATCAAGATTAACATAGGAGTATTCAGCTCAAGGTGACCTCTTTCGAACCTATTTTTTCCCAACAAGCCAACCAAACAACAAAACAAGACTCACCTTAATAGACTGGTTGCATTGAAACGGGCTCTGCAGGTACCCGGGGCTGAGCAGCACCGCCGTGGAGGGGTTCTTGCCAACCATGCCGTTGGGAGTCACCGCGCCGGCAGGGTACAGGTACTCCAGGCTTTGAGGAGGCGTCACGGAGATCGTGGGGCTTTCTGTCGTCACTTTGAATCTGGAACAAGGGTGGCGGATGGAGAAGTCACAGAATGAAAACACTACGTTATAGAAGAAAAGTAGGATTGGGGTGTTTGGTTGGTGGGTTGAGTTTTTGGGTTCGGTTGATGACGTTGAGACTGTTGGTGTTAGTTGGAGGGtagatttaagttttgttgACATTAGTTGGTATGTTTGAAAGAAATAAAGTTATCTGTGTGATTCTTGGGTACTGGTTTTGCATATGAGTCAGAATAATGTTGTGGCATGTTTTGATTATACTGACTATTgttaacataagtacttaaatggtAAAATAACTGGAGTCAAATTGGAAACGTAAACTTGACTcacataatgtaggtacaccCATTAAATGAAGCTATTATTGTGAGGAAATCTATTTGGAATAGTACTTTTAATAAGCATAAATGTCTGTATAAGCAGAAGGCACCATTAAAATAAACTAGTACTCAAGTAGTAAGTACTtgaaaaaatagtaaataccGCATAACTAACATAACTAACTACCGAGGCACCagttaagctgcgtacagacgggcccaacgaacgccaaacgatggatatttatcatacatatacaggggcaggcagcaacgaaggtcaacgaaacccttTCGTTgacgttcgtttggccggtctgtacccAGCTTTATACAAATTCTCAGCCACACGCGTTTTATACGCATAATGTGGAACATCACTCACTTGCAAGAATACCCGCTGTCATAGCTCGGCGGCTTCGCAAAATTCGGATACGAGTCACTCAACCCAAGGCCCTTCACCCGGTCCTTGCGGGGCCGGTACGGTCCGTAGGCCCGGTCCGGTCCGTACAGGTGGTCCGACGTGTGGTACCGCTGCAGCGTGCGCGGCCGCGACTTGCCGCTAGGGGGCGTCTGCGTGCACTGGTCCACTCGGGGGGTCTCCTCCACGCTCGTCACGAAGCTAGCTTCCGATATCTGGAATAGGGGTTTGGGACTGGTTAATTAGGTTAAGTCCGTGCGATATATTTCTACGGGGTGTCgcaaatcctaactaatattataaatgcgaaagtaactgtgtctgtctgtctgtctgttactctttcacgccaaaactactgaacggatttgaatgaaatttggtataggtacggtggcctgcgcctaaaagtatacaggcggagtttttaaaatagcgatctcaagctcacatgctgctcaagcacatccacataaacaccacacacaacacgtccccggatttataatagatgtagctggtcccttcatcatcagggatcgctattttaaaatctccgcctgtatacttttaggcgcaggccaccgttcatatggtctagaccctgagaaagaacataggctactttttatcccggaattcccacgagaaaactttttaaggcgaagcgaagctcgcgggaacagctagtatggTATAAATAGGAAAGAAAGGGAAagtttgttttactaaattcCATATCGTTTGGCAATGAATTGCAGCTTAGAATTTTGGTAAGACAGGTTCTATTCACCGATGCTGCTCGTTCAGTCTTTCCTATAAATGTGCTTAGAAGTAAAGACcaactaaactaaaaacataaatatttacaaagatttactacataatgtaactAAAGCTATAATTCTTTGCCTACCTAATCACTTAGTGAGTACCTACTTcgtatataggtatacatatagtatTTACATACGTACACCTACGTTAAACAGTTCAACAATCATCACTAAATATAATGTCAAGTTCAGAGCATGTCGCATGCGCATGCGACGGTATAATTTGTCACATTACTCACGCGTCACACATCAACAATATCTActttataatgaaaatatCTATTGTTGTGTAAAGTTTACGTTCACGACTATTAAATTTCCTACATGACGTGGCTTCCGTTTAAATTCTTAACTACTAAACGAAAAGAAGGGGTTTCTATGTATAAGTTGACGTGTGAAACTGAAAACATAACAATGACTGTTCTATGAGTTCTATCTGTGGAAGATGGAATTCAGTAAGCATTTGTTTATTTGCCGAGTTTTATTTTCTCCGTTTATAGTTATGGAGATGCAGGACGCGGAGATGACGTGGTCCGAGGTGAAGCTCGCTGCCGTCGACAGACAGAGATGGAGAACCGTTGTGTCTGCCCTTTGCCCCACGGGGGGGTCATAGGACGCCAAGAAGAAGATAGTTATAGAACATTGCCCTATGCTATCGTGAACTTTGTATAGGTACGTGTCAGAATTTATCTATTAGAGGCTGATGCAAGAGGAGAAGTTGGTATTTTAGTTTCAGAAATGCCTAAAACAATTAATCTAATGTCATAATTAAATTGCGTGCACGGGACTCAAATCATAATTTGAAAGTAGCATGCGAAAATCTGGTACATTTATCTTCAGCACATCAATACAGTATCATGTACATTATGTACTTCCtatatacactcgcgagcaaccaaatcgactcaagccttgacggcgcaaacatacattaatacaagtaaaattatgaatagaaataataaaaatgatatgtcatttaaaagcttaagatgtcagctttaatttgatatcattattattgaaatccattcatcatttttgaaataaatgatgtctgaacgcaattgtaggaaaaacgggaatttaggaaaaaagggtatgggtatcgtattatacaaattaaacaaaaaatgttaagataaaaatttatttatttaaatcaatactttgtattgccccctcttgccctaattacagcctgcagcctgtttctcatagaccttatcaactttttgacagtttcctgaggaatgccgtcccactcctctaataaagctgtcttcagctcgtccacgcttgcagggactggattcctggcccgaactcttcttttgagctcgtcccataagtgttcgatgggattcaggtcaggactgagcgcaggccagtccatcgtgcgcaattccttctctctcagaaactgccgactgactcgtgccgtgtggcagcgggcattgtcgtgcattagcacgaagtcttcaccgacaaattctgcatagggcacaacatgaccgagtagaatgtcggtgatgtaccgatcagctgttaacccgcctcctcggccgcctccaggcacgaaaacaagtgcggtttttccctctagagaaataccagcccacatcatgcaggaaccgccgccatatgctactgtttcagcgaaacaacattgggcaaatcgttcccccggacgccggtagacccggcctctcctgtcactgccatgcagacacactctgcactcatcagtaaacaggaccgaccgccattgcgcaatgctccaatcgagatgctctcgagcaaactgaagacgcgcttgtcggtggcctgcagtcaatttggggcctgatgcaggtctttttggtgtcaagttggcttccttcaagcgtcttctcactgtccactcgctgacagccacttgtcgtacacgtctcagttcttgctgcacatcaacgcccgtaaggtgtcgattgcgcagcgaggttgagacaatgaagcggtcgtctctctctgaagtgcagcggtggcggcccgttcttggtcttcgattgaaggcaccagtctcttggaaccgtctgtatactcgggatacagcagactggctcaagtggagctgggcagcgactgctcgctgacttaacccttgttgcagcaaggcaacaacttgagcagcttcttctggtgtggtatccatgggtttgcgaaaacaaggaatacaatgcaacgagatgtgtaccggtcaacttgcaacaagcgactgataaggtacaccggatgtggaaaggttttatagcgggatcaggtagcgcaaggcgtggattcctaatgaggtaattaacactgacgggcaattaaaatgcgtca
This window harbors:
- the LOC105381117 gene encoding calcium release-activated calcium channel protein 1 isoform X1, with the translated sequence MTSFKANVREQRFLYQISEASFVTSVEETPRVDQCTQTPPSGKSRPRTLQRYHTSDHLYGPDRAYGPYRPRKDRVKGLGLSDSYPNFAKPPSYDSGYSCKFKVTTESPTISVTPPQSLEYLYPAGAVTPNGMVGKNPSTAVLLSPGYLQSPFQCNQSIKSASETTAVATGSGWAPGVPDESADGSPDGLSWRRLHMSRAKLKATATTSELLSGFAMVAMVELQINEPTNVPEWLFVMFAVCTTVLVAVHIFALMISTYLLPNIDAVSKMETPGGPTSALRDSPHERMRGFIELAWAFSTVLGLFLFLVEIAILCWVKFWDYSFAAATAATVIVIPVLVVFVAFAIHFYHSLVVQKCETSVQDMAQLENMKRDLDTATVKVNMC
- the LOC105381117 gene encoding calcium release-activated calcium channel protein 1 isoform X2, producing the protein MMIEKSGMQKAKISEASFVTSVEETPRVDQCTQTPPSGKSRPRTLQRYHTSDHLYGPDRAYGPYRPRKDRVKGLGLSDSYPNFAKPPSYDSGYSCKFKVTTESPTISVTPPQSLEYLYPAGAVTPNGMVGKNPSTAVLLSPGYLQSPFQCNQSIKSASETTAVATGSGWAPGVPDESADGSPDGLSWRRLHMSRAKLKATATTSELLSGFAMVAMVELQINEPTNVPEWLFVMFAVCTTVLVAVHIFALMISTYLLPNIDAVSKMETPGGPTSALRDSPHERMRGFIELAWAFSTVLGLFLFLVEIAILCWVKFWDYSFAAATAATVIVIPVLVVFVAFAIHFYHSLVVQKCETSVQDMAQLENMKRDLDTATVKVNMC
- the LOC105381114 gene encoding uncharacterized protein LOC105381114, giving the protein MDTVYGYNPYQYNHSEDLGNQMYAHQALSGPFSRAEAGPAVMPVPSGAPWNVQGLPWGGAGAAPGLVTFTGQAPAAPLPVQCQALTPVVHTKRKSLDIEPVIPPKQLITEEKMAAHLNGLHISSDFVSHSTGDELMDVGMDGGLAAVSEKLKGHKIVLAEEIKRIRSEPLLPAALIERLEKPCMSLVVWKPKESLLDQPLPEEDEDSESSDSSSHRHGKRNGVLVPDLGMDVET
- the LOC105381117 gene encoding calcium release-activated calcium channel protein 1 isoform X3 — its product is MLAPDSSDTISEASFVTSVEETPRVDQCTQTPPSGKSRPRTLQRYHTSDHLYGPDRAYGPYRPRKDRVKGLGLSDSYPNFAKPPSYDSGYSCKFKVTTESPTISVTPPQSLEYLYPAGAVTPNGMVGKNPSTAVLLSPGYLQSPFQCNQSIKSASETTAVATGSGWAPGVPDESADGSPDGLSWRRLHMSRAKLKATATTSELLSGFAMVAMVELQINEPTNVPEWLFVMFAVCTTVLVAVHIFALMISTYLLPNIDAVSKMETPGGPTSALRDSPHERMRGFIELAWAFSTVLGLFLFLVEIAILCWVKFWDYSFAAATAATVIVIPVLVVFVAFAIHFYHSLVVQKCETSVQDMAQLENMKRDLDTATVKVNMC